The Stigmatella erecta sequence GGATGGGACAATTCCAGGACACAGCGTGCTAGCCTAGGGGTGAAGTCATCCCTTGGAGGAATCGCATGCGTCAGACGACGGTTCGCGGTTTTGGGGCGGTGGTGATGTTCGCGCTGGGCACGCTGATGGGCTGTGGGGACATGACGGACCCGGCCCCCGCCGACGAAGGGCTCGAGAGCCAGAAGCAGGCCCTGTACCCCTGCACGCCGGACTACCAGTGTCCCACGGGCAATACCTGCGTGAGGGGCACCTGCCGGCCCCTGTGCGGTGAGCCTCCCATCGAGGTCGAGTCGCTGGGCACGAAGGACACTGCGACGCCGGAGCCCCTGGCGCTGGGCTCCTGCAACTCGGGCTACCGCTGCTGCCCGGGGTACTACTACTCCCCGGAGCGCATCACCCAGCCCTACTGCATGCCGAACGCGTCCAACTGCGCGACCTTCCCCTGAGCCGGGAGCAGGGCCGTCACGACGGCGCGCGGGGCATCCGGTGTACGTCTGATGGCTCCGGCGAGGCGAAGCGGCGCTTGAGGCCATAGCCAACGAGCGCCGCCAGGTAGCCGGGGGACATCAGGGCCTCGGCACCGCGCTTCATGTGCAACATGTCGTAGAACGGCTTGCCCGTCTCCTCGGTGACGGCGGCCAGGCCAATCATGGCATCGAAGCCCCAGTGCACGAGCGACATCCCGAAGTACCGCTCCCCTTGGGTCTGCGGGTACTTCAGGTCCATGGTGGTGGAGATCTTCCAGGGAACGGTGAGGAAGCCGGCCAGCTTTCGCTGGAACCGCTGGGAGAATCCGTGGAGCGAGCCCGGCGAGGCTCGGGTGTGGGCCGTGAGTTGTTCCCCGAGCAGCCGCGCGCACAGGCTGATGACCGACATGCCCTGGCCGTAGATGGGGTTGAAGGCACAGACCGAGTCGCCGAAGAGGATGAAGGACTCGGGCAAGCGCTTCAGCTTCTCGTAGTGAAGCCAGCGGCTGGAGGGAACCTTGTGCCGGACGGGCTCGCTGAGCGGCCGGGCCCGCGCGAGGGCCTCGGCCACGTGCGGCGTGGACAGCGTCCGGGTGAACGCCAGGAAGCCCTCCTCATCCGTGGGGGGATGGTCGCCGAAGTAGCCACTGAGGGTGACGATCCACCGCCCGCCTTCGACGCTGGAGACAATGCCCGCCCGGGAGTTCGCGGGCGGATTGGGATAGACGATGAGGAGCTTCCAATCCCGGGAGGCATCCTCGGGGGGCGCGTAGAGGCGGCTGGAGTAGGCCAAATCGATGCCCACCTCCTCGG is a genomic window containing:
- a CDS encoding NAD(P)/FAD-dependent oxidoreductase; the encoded protein is MSSQQQFKRAILIGGSMAGLLGARVLSDHFEQVILLERDPRPTGPEPRKGAPQARHIHALLGAGVETLDAFFPGLVRELTAEGAVLVDMGRDGALFQAGQWKRRYVLGIETVLCTRTFLEWKIRCRIAAIPNVEIRYETSAEALLSDEARTRVTGVRVKTGGAEETLEADLVVDASGRGSRASRWLEQFGYEPPPAEEVGIDLAYSSRLYAPPEDASRDWKLLIVYPNPPANSRAGIVSSVEGGRWIVTLSGYFGDHPPTDEEGFLAFTRTLSTPHVAEALARARPLSEPVRHKVPSSRWLHYEKLKRLPESFILFGDSVCAFNPIYGQGMSVISLCARLLGEQLTAHTRASPGSLHGFSQRFQRKLAGFLTVPWKISTTMDLKYPQTQGERYFGMSLVHWGFDAMIGLAAVTEETGKPFYDMLHMKRGAEALMSPGYLAALVGYGLKRRFASPEPSDVHRMPRAPS